ATGTGCCACTCCGCCCTCCGCAGCAGCCCGTGCAGGGTGCTGGCCTCCCTGATTGTCAGGTTTGAGCGCCCGAGGACCCGCCGGATCATGGTCATCGTGTTATTGCGCTTGAACTCAGGGTGCCCGACCTCATCGAGGAACCGGTCAATGTGCCGGTACAGGTGCCCCATCTCAAACGGAGATGCAAGCTGGTATTCCGGCCGGGGCAGGTTAGAGAGTTCATAGCAGATAACACCCACCGCGTGCGAGAGGTTGAGGATCGGGTAATCTTCCGAGGTCGGGATCGTGCAGATGATGTCGCTCCTTTTCACTTCCTCGTTGTTGAGCCCCCAGTTCTCGCGCCCGAATAAGATCGAGATGCGCCCGTCAAGTATACTGATATGCTCCCGGAG
Above is a genomic segment from Methanoregula sp. containing:
- a CDS encoding RNA methyltransferase; translated protein: MPDIDIVLVAPLYEGNVGFAARVMKNFNFLRLVLIDPCPLGIEADARAAHALDVLKNAEVCTIEDVFARSNIVVATTGAVSKSVCTPMRMPFFTPKELREHISILDGRISILFGRENWGLNNEEVKRSDIICTIPTSEDYPILNLSHAVGVICYELSNLPRPEYQLASPFEMGHLYRHIDRFLDEVGHPEFKRNNTMTMIRRVLGRSNLTIREASTLHGLLRRAEWHIDPALLGKNKDNSVDDSSKDDEMHT